CGATAACACGCATAATAAGCCAGCACGCCGATAACGCTACCGGCAATCAACGCCAGGGCGTTACCCGCTGCGTCGCGAAACCCCTTCATAACGGCCAGCGACAGATTTGCCCACGCGATGCCCATCTGGACCAGCGCCACCAGGCGCACCAGGTTTTGATAATCAGCATGGCCAAACAGCCCGATGCTAATTGGCCGTGCGGCAAAAACAAATATCACCGCTAACAGCGAAGAAAATCCCAGCACCATCGCCGAGGAAGTGCCAAGCACCCGCTTTAGCTGCTCCGGGTTGTCATGATGTTCGGCGACATATTTGGTGACGCCGTTAAAAATACCCGCCCCGGCAAGCACGCCCAGCACGGTCACCATTTGACGGAAATTACCGGCAAGCCCTACGCCAGAAGGGCCAAAGGCAACGGCCAGCATTTTCACCACCAGCAAACCGGCGCCAATTTTTACCAGCGTGGACCCCGCGGTCCACACTGAAGCTTTAGCTAACGACATATCAGGCGAAGTAACTTTGTAGCGTATTGATAACGGTGCGATGGTTCACCGCCGACAGGTTATAAAACAGCGGCAGGCGGAGCAGACGCTCGCTTTCACGGCTCGTGAAGCGGTCTTCTCCGTGGAAACGACCAAACTTCTCGCCTGCAGGGCAGGCGTGCAGCGGTATATAGTGGAACACGGCCATGATCTCCGCCTCTTTCAGGTATGAGATCAGCGCGCTGCGGTCTTCAATATCACGCAGTTTGATGTAGAACATATGCGCATTCTGCACGCAGTTTTCAGGGATTGTCGGCAGTTCGATACGTCCGGCTTTTGCCAGCGGCGCAAGCGCATCGTAATAGGTTTGCCACAGCTTCAGACGCTGCTGGTTAATTTTCTCAGCCGCCTCGAGCTGCGCCCAAAGATAAGCCGCCTGCAAATCAGCCATCAGGTAGCTTGAGCCGATATCGCGCCAGGTATACTTATCCACCTGCCCACGGAAGAACTGGCTGCGGTTGGTGCCTTTCTCGCGAATGATTTCTGCGCGCTCAATCAGCGCAGGATCGTTGATCAGCGTCGCTCCACCTTCGCCACCGGCGGTATAGTTTTTAGTCTCATGGAAACTAAAACAACCGATATGGCCAATAGCACCTAACGCACGACCTTTATAAGTCGACA
This region of Cedecea lapagei genomic DNA includes:
- the rffA gene encoding dTDP-4-amino-4,6-dideoxygalactose transaminase, encoding MIPFNAPPVVGTELEYMQAAMGSGKLCGDGGFTRRCQQWMEQRFGCKKVLLTPSCTASLEMAAILLDIKPGDEVIMPSYTFVSTANAFVLRGAVIVFVDVRPDTMNIDESKIEAAITEKTRAIVPVHYAGVACEMDTIMAIAKKHNLFVVEDAAQGVMSTYKGRALGAIGHIGCFSFHETKNYTAGGEGGATLINDPALIERAEIIREKGTNRSQFFRGQVDKYTWRDIGSSYLMADLQAAYLWAQLEAAEKINQQRLKLWQTYYDALAPLAKAGRIELPTIPENCVQNAHMFYIKLRDIEDRSALISYLKEAEIMAVFHYIPLHACPAGEKFGRFHGEDRFTSRESERLLRLPLFYNLSAVNHRTVINTLQSYFA